In Mercenaria mercenaria strain notata chromosome 14, MADL_Memer_1, whole genome shotgun sequence, the following are encoded in one genomic region:
- the LOC123552429 gene encoding uncharacterized protein LOC123552429, translating to MAGISISKSLTMDKKREAFEKACSKFSVPGVKLVLITEEYYDAALKFALEHFITHEPSHVALGVPWNQEVEKFWLKTLQLNLSLMFLNDETGEPMAFQIIDIEQYDDKIDFESIQTPAYKQLIRCCVYCDEQSDFFGHFGITETFHLLGLAVAEKYKRRGIARQMVNAAIDMIRNFRSGLVYVKVEGSSNFSQKIFEKANFEILFELPFATWEVDGQFPIQNTGIHKTVKVYGKKLTVEP from the exons ATGGCAGGAATATCGATTTCGAAAAGCTTGACAATGGATAAAAAGCGAGag GCTTTCGAAAAAGCATGTTCAAAGTTCAGTGTTCCTGGTGTCAAACTTGTACTTATCACGGAGGAATACTACGATGCCGCCTTGAAGTTTGCTCTGGAACATTTCATTACTCATGAACCTTCGCATGTAGCCTTAGGAGTGCCTTGGAATCAAGAGGTAGAAAAGTTCTGGTTAAAGACACTACAACTCAATCTGTCTTTGATGTTCTTAAATGACGAAACCGGCGAACCAATGGCCTTCCAAATAATTGATATCGAACAGTATGACGATAAGATAGACTTTGAATCAATTCAAACACCTGCATATAAGCAACTGATTCGTTGTTGTGTTTACTGTGACGAACAGTCGGATTTCTTCGGACATTTCGGTATAACGGAAACATTTCACCTTCTCGGACTAGCAGTGGCAGAGAAATACAAAAGGCGTGGCATTGCAAGACAGATGGTTAACGCAGCTATTGACATGATACGGAATTTTAGAAGTGGCCTGGTGTACGTAAAAGTAGAGGGTTCGTCCAATTTTTCgcagaaaatatttgaaaaggcAAACTTCGAAATTTTATTTGAGCTGCCTTTCGCAACGTGGGAAGTAGATGGACAATTTCCAATTCAGAACACAGGTATACACAAAACAGTGAAGGTATATGGTAAGAAACTGACAGTCGAGCCGTGA